Proteins encoded together in one Telopea speciosissima isolate NSW1024214 ecotype Mountain lineage chromosome 6, Tspe_v1, whole genome shotgun sequence window:
- the LOC122665558 gene encoding uncharacterized protein LOC122665558, producing the protein MPDTSEITSASSGLDGTSQSDFVPFSANPIKLNGANYLLWSRSCLFAIGSSGLSGYITGTSVRPTETGAAQDRWVNFNFLVMSYLVNSMDQEIAERYLLLDPAGKIWRTAHDTYSQVGNAAQCYELRQKLHSAKQLELTLSQYYNKMCMMRQQLDFLGTFTATCDIRANILNRDPLPTLEQAYAILAAEDTRQTAMITPVTQERSALLSSSQPTSRGNSSRSSGVTSDCPPIKCDHHGKEWHTKDHCWKLHGGPVDTSGCGRGGSNRSNNARANQATTDLSLSQVVKELQHLRTMMTWLDTSSSWPPSLATSAVSLPSDSSTPHSSDSSTLFFNYSPLSDHNKVRVADGSLSPISGKGSVQSTPSLCLSSVLHDLETGRTIACGKVVGGLCVLDSSPTALTSHPSSSASTSARATWVYLMHSKSDVFTRFRLFHKMVQTQFDAKVKILRSDNGKEYMDGAFRTYLDTYGIIHQTSCVDTPAQNGVAERKNIHLLEVVRSLMFAMHVPIRF; encoded by the exons ATGCCTGACACTTCTGAGATCACTTCAGCCTCTTCTGGCCTCGACGGCACGTCACAGAGTGATTTTGTTCCATTTTCAGCCAACcctattaaattaaatggggcCAATTACCTGCTATGGTCTCGTTCTTGTTTGTTTGCTATCGGTTCCAgtggtctctctggctacatcacCGGAACCTCTGTCAGGCCTACTGAAACTGGAGCTGCGCAAGATAGGTGggtgaattttaattttttggttatGTCGTATCTGGTCAACTCCATGGACCAAGAGATTGCCGAACGCTACCTTTTACTTGATCCGGCTGGCAAGATCTGGAGGACAGCCCATGACACCTACTCTCAAGTGGGCAATGCTGCCCAGTGTTATGAACTTCGTCAGAAACTCCACTCTGCCAAGCAATTAGAGCTGACCCTCTCTCAGTATTACAATAAAATGTGCATGATGCGGCAGCAGCTTGATTTTTTGGGGACCTTCACTGCCACTTGTGAT ATCCGGGCCAATATTCTGAATCGTGATCCCCTACCAACTCTTGAGCAGGCCTATGCGATTCTTGCAGCCGAAGATACTCGCCAGACAGCCATGATTACTCCTGTCACTCAGGAACGATCGGCCCTACTTTCTAGTTCTCAGCCTACTTCTCGTGGTAATTCTTCCCGTAGTTCTGGTGTTACTAGTGATTGCCctcctattaaatgtgatcaccatgggaaggaatggcatacCAAGGATCAttgctggaagcttcatggtgGCCCTGTAGATACCAGTGGGTGTGGGAGGGGTGGCTCTAATCGATCCAATAATGCCCGGGCAAACCAGGCAACTACTGATTTGTCTCTTTCCCAAGTGGTTAAAGAACTTCAGCATCTCCGGACTATGATGACTTGGCTGGACACCTCTTCTTCCTGGCCTCCTTCTTTGGCTACTTCTGCTGTTTCCTTGCCATCAGATTCCTCTACACCTCACTcttcag ATTCTTCCACCCTTTTCTTCAATTATTCTCCTTTATCTGATCATAATAAAGTTAGGGTTGCTGATGGATCTCTCTCGCCAATTTCTGGCAAGGGGTCTGTTCAATCCACTCCATCTCTTTGTCTTTCCTCTGTGTTGCAT GACTTGGAAACGGGtcgtacgattgcatgtggtaaggtggttggtggtttaTGTGTGCTTGACAGTTCGCCGACAGCTTTGACTTCTCATCCGTCCTCTTCTGCTTCTACATCTGC tcGCGCCACatgggtatatttgatgcatagcaagAGCGATGTTTTTACTCGTTTCCGTCTgtttcataagatggttcaaacacaatttgatgccaaggtgaagattttACGGTCTGACAACGGCAAGGAATACATGGATGGCGCTTTTCGCACTTACTTGGATACTTATGGTATTATCCATCAGACatcttgtgttgatactccggCTCAGAATGGTGTAGCTGAGCGTAAGAACATACACTTGTTGGAGGTTGTTCGCTCACTTATGTTTGCCATGCATGTTCCCATACGTTTCTAG